In Pangasianodon hypophthalmus isolate fPanHyp1 chromosome 29, fPanHyp1.pri, whole genome shotgun sequence, one genomic interval encodes:
- the marcksl1b gene encoding MARCKS-related protein 1-B, whose amino-acid sequence MGSQASKGGVTAEGKAAAAAAASPDAAGAKTNGQENGHVKTNGDVSAKAEGDSGATTNGSAEAAKEAEAGAGDAIEPAPAAEGEGTKPEGEAAKETPKKKKKKFSLKNSFKFKGLSLKKNKKANTEVKEEAVKEEEKKEEKPAENGATEEKKEEEAKPEENVADADADAAPAETPKAEEAPPKTEEAAAPKEEAATPSAEPTKPTEETNSTPAASEQKE is encoded by the exons aTGGGATCACAGGCGTCTAAGGGAGGAGTGACCGCGGAGGGCAaagccgccgccgccgccgccgcatCACCGGACGCCGCCGGGGCCAAGACTAACGGCCAG GAGAACGGACATGTCAAGACGAACGGTGACGTCTCTGCCAAAGCTGAGGGCGACTCCGGCGCCACCACCAACGGCTCAGCCGAGGCTGCCAAGGAGGCCGAAGCCGGAGCGGGAGACGCCATCGAACCCGCGCCCGCCGCCGAGGGCGAAGGCACCAAGCCCGAGGGCGAAGCGGCCAAGGAGACTcctaaaaagaagaagaagaagttctCACTGAAGAATTCATTCAAGTTCAAGGGTCTGTCgctgaagaagaacaagaaggcGAACACCGAGGTGAAGGAGGAGGCtgtgaaggaggaagagaagaaggaggagaagccGGCTGAAAACGGTGCCAccgaggagaagaaggaggaagaggcCAAGCCAGAGGAGAACGTCGCTGACGCCGACGCAGACGCCGCCCCGGCCGAGACCCCCAAGGCCGAGGAGGCTCCTCCCAAAACCGAGGAAGCCGCTGCCCCCAAGGAAGAGGCCGCCACCCCCTCGGCTGAGCCCACGAAACCGACAGAGGAGACCAACTCGACACCTGCAGCATCTGAACAGAAGGAGTGA